In one Podarcis muralis chromosome 7, rPodMur119.hap1.1, whole genome shotgun sequence genomic region, the following are encoded:
- the LOC144328567 gene encoding interferon-inducible GTPase 5-like yields MDPAVTIETTEKQCVVTTETLRKDLAEVKTALERKTFEAVSAEAKEQSNLLNNITLEIAITGRAGAGKSSFVNALRGMKDHEKGAALTGVTETTMVPQEYTHPAFPKVKIWDLPRIGTNNFSAKEYLKKVNFSKYDLFIIIASERFSIHETNLALEIRKNKKKFYYVRSKVDIDIEYYRRSKRISVWDTHEMLQAEKKTLDVIRKDSSDNLKALGESSPRVFLISNWDFGRYDFPLLQETFEKEQDEIKRDVLIMSLPILTKDSIKKKKAAMESLIWKKAMVSCAVELIPLPFLALGCDIAIVAVTMRDICKVFGLDEDSLNILANRVGKPVEKLKSVIEHTPSTSNITTEFVMDILKRSAMWGTIRVVELVLDFVPVLGCLYGGGSSFATTFYLLKNFLENAVKDAEKVLAKAAEH; encoded by the coding sequence ATGGATCCTGCTGTAACAATagaaacaacagaaaaacaatgTGTTGTAACAACAGAAACCTTAAGAAAAGACCTTGCTGAAGTGAAGACTGCTTTGGAGAGAAAAACATTTGAAGCTGTTTCAGCTGAAGCTAAAGAGCAGTCAAATTTATTAAATAACATCACGTTGGAAATTGCCATCACAGGAAGAGCAGGTGCTGGGAAATCATCTTTTGTCAATGCCCTGCGGGGAATGAAAGACCATGAAAAGGGTGCAGCTCTGACGGGGGTGACAGAAACAACAATGGTGCCACAAGAATATACACACCCTGCATTCCCCAAAGTCAAAATTTGGGATCTACCAAGAATCGGAACAAATAATTTTAGTGCAAAGGAATACCTAAAGAAAGTCAATTTCAGCAAGTATGATCTTTTCATCATCATCGCCTCAGAACGCTTCTCTATACATGAAACCAATTTGGCTCTTGAGATCcgtaaaaataagaagaaattcTACTATGTGCGCAGCAAAGTGGATATCGATATAGAATACTACAGGCGGTCAAAACGCATCAGTGTGTGGGACACCCATGAGATGTTGCAGGCTGAGAAGAAGACTCTTGATGTTATACGGAAAGATAGCTCTGATAATTTGAAGGCATTAGGTGAGTCTTCTCCAAGGGTCTTTCTAATATCAAATTGGGATTTCGGCAGGTATGATTTTCCCCTGCTTCAAGAGACCTTTGAAAAGGAACAGGATGAAATCAAGAGAGATGTTTTAATTATGTCTCTTCCAATTTTAACAAAAGatagcattaaaaagaaaaaggctgcTATGGAGAGCCTGATATGGAAAAAAGCCATGGTGAGTTGTGCTGTTGAGTTGATTCCTCTCCCATTCCTCGCGCTTGGTTGTGACATTGCCATTGTGGCTGTGACAATGAGGGATATCTGCAAAGTTTTTGGCTTGGATGAAGATTCCCTCAATATACTAGCAAATCGTGTGGGGAAACCTGTTGAGAAGTTGAAATCTGTTATTGAACATACCCCAAGCACCAGTAATATCACGACAGAATTCGTCATGGATATCTTGAAGAGGTCAGCAATGTGGGGAACAATCAGAGTGGTAGAGCTGGTTCTGGATTTCGTACCTGTGTTGGGGTGTCTCTATGGTGGGGGCAGTTCTTTTGCTACCACATTCTACTTGCTGAAGAATTTCCTGGAAAATGCTGTGAAAGATGCAGAGAAAGTTCTGGCAAAGGCTGCTGAGCACTAA